In Trichoderma asperellum chromosome 1, complete sequence, a single window of DNA contains:
- a CDS encoding uncharacterized protein (EggNog:ENOG41): protein MCNPLDQETKGTMTVDRLFITDRSMKSCYLEIEGKICPGSQIGWVTAITVCLKYGDSLIGKFEVPDMPMILDDKNNFKTDWYETKNPEMIINNMRAFSCFLQDAMPRKDENNQFDHQTPITADLNVSRDGHDLTMSIDLSYLARMKTSVTRLRIDDSFISITIEITNESPLEICFENCTLVLSQNQHIIGNLSGYFDIVPGSSFEAKFCGKVQRSVSGMATLKGDGYNSCDYEESWKQYAIKLFEAEVNLDNLNVGDEDEDDVVDDDDE, encoded by the exons ATGTGCAACCCGCTTGACCAGGAGACGAAAGGAACCATGACTGTCGATCGATTATTCATAACAGACCGTTCTATGAA ATCCTGCTATCTTGAAATTGAGGGCAAAATCTGCCCTGGATCCCAAATCGGCTGGGTTACTGCTATAACGGTTTGCCTTAAATACGGTGATTCATTGATCGGCAAATTCGAAGTGCCGGATATGCCAATGATACTGGATGATAAAAATAACTTCAAAACCGACTGGTACGAGACCAAGAATCCCGAAATGATAATAAACAACATGCGAGCATTCAGTTGTTTCCTTCAAGATGCTATGCCTCGGAAAGATGAGAATAATCAATTCGACCATCAAACGCCTATAACCGCTGATTTAAATGTCAGCCGAGATGGCCATGATCTCACGATGTCCATCGATCTAAGCTACCTAGCAAGAATGAAGACATCTGTAACAAGGCTCAGAATTGATGACTCTTTCATCAGTATCACCATTGAAATAACAAACGAGAGTCCACTTGAAATCTGCTTTGAAAACTGCACTCTCGTACTTAGTCAAAACCAGCACATAATCGGAAATTTGAGCGGATATTTCGATATTGTACCGGGTTCGTCGTTCGAGGCCAAGTTTTGTGGAAAAGTCCAACGCAGTGTTTCTGGCATGGCTACACTCAAAGGAGATGGTTACAATAGCTGCGATTATGAAGAGTCTTGGAAGCAATATGCTATTAAGCTATTCGAGGCTGAAGTCAACTTGGACAACTTAAatgttggtgatgaggatgaggatgacgttgttgatgatgatgacgagtaA
- a CDS encoding uncharacterized protein (EggNog:ENOG41): protein MNYRETDLEISIEAGSGIDLGWISSTKVSLLYDGTLIGEASLKDNYIIPNEYNMINLVLQKIEIRNMIAFKALIRHVIPQPRDRCQLEDKAPSAALEILENGHTISMVINLDNMGVAKALDPIVRHIGDKIEITFVVRNPTNVIIFFDKTHFKLQKDGRTLATLEGTFFLIGSTDDDQQYVLTGNLNPYIRLFGTAVLKGVCLDEDADTWFIHAIRQFEMEINLDNVI from the coding sequence atgAACTACAGGGAGACGGATCTTGAAATATCGATTGAAGCCGGTTCTGGCATTGACCTCGGTTGGATCAGCTCTACGAAAGTCTCGCTGTTGTACGATGGCACTCTCATTGGAGAAGCAAGTCTTAAAGACAACTACATTATACCTAACGAGTACAACATGATAAATTTAGTCCTCCAAAAAATTGAGATTCGGAATATGATTGCATTCAAGGCTCTAATTCGGCATGTAATACCGCAACCCAGGGACAGATGTCAACTGGAGGACAAAGCTCCTTCTGCTGCACTAGAAATCCTTGAGAATGGCCACACAATCTCCATGGTTATAAATTTGGATAACATGGGGGTCGCCAAAGCCCTTGACCCTATTGTTCGCCACATCGGTGACAAAATTGAGATTACGTTTGTCGTGCGAAATCCAACCaacgtcatcatcttcttcgacaAAACTCATTTCAAACTTCAAAAAGACGGACGTACCTTAGCTACATTGGAAGGTACATTTTTCCTCATAGGCTCGACTGATGATGACCAGCAATACGTTTTGACTGGAAACCTCAATCCATATATTCGGCTCTTCGGAACAGCTGTTTTGAAAGGAGTCTGCTTGGATGAGGATGCAGACACTTGGTTTATTCACGCCATCCGACAATTTGAAATGGAAATAAATTTGGATAATGTGATTTAA
- a CDS encoding uncharacterized protein (TransMembrane:1 (o919-940i)): MAPPVPAATARRGSEFTPRNETDIISRLHSEALDTPTSLSGRLGISKTNHARAKLDYSSSDSDAESSQQNRGRKPKHSRSMSNPFPSLFSSRKRQGSASKPSVDVDKANVGPTPNKQVNTHRRGSPTRSRDFATGNCMTCASLVKWPKDLKVFKCTICMTINDLVPISVDSQSSRQRHDRSPGPSASRQPPVSPGIAPIQSPRTGPFGHLTLPISLDQTKQLARQNLRSYVLRRLRGMSEEATAEQTCDDRPSYQDRLHPGLAVRTRMPLEIPQGRKGSITNYIFSEDPTLHHGASNNNPPIAMSRSYPSSPSEHPGQSFPPSNSNHAGPRSRDRSAGQTDDPRKIFKPLEDYITICFSSFECVNSSFSTQHPRYASRSTSDTPRRPSVPLKDTRQPTPIKSAPRRPSQMEVDSPIFDLDPKLLLLGDVAENGLWWTGQDTMAPKKPPTKEETAHIHRPPPLTKSPQLNWTDIDEWYSIVNNAAEGWFTIFEEVSGDLSLGQLAEQELLAIEQDVLKGQAHLQRVLLKVTENLLKRPGRPIKDPMDLRFLLIAMENPSLYAENENFHGVLQLEVSKSMRSRPAGSKDSMGNSGPISGQHSGIIKRIVGLISNSSVECQNQMVTWLARYHAPRFIKVKELVSGFLTYRMIRQSEKKQADQSVDLTAGLIPQMQSGRHGGASLHDAIGGPRPTKKPKEPIKKISYSDDWQIKAASRVLSLLFSANNVLPTRRGEDAHPNGTVTWNGTGRVAGYFLPPTDFYNSMIDYADLVEDFESWESRRSKFSFCQYPFLLSIWAKTHILEHDARRQMQSKARDAFFDSIMTRRNINQYLFLDVRRDCLVDDSLTAVSSVIGSGGEDLKKGLRISFQGEEGIDAGGLRKEWFLLLIREVFNPDYGMFIYDDDSQYCYFNPNSFEPSDQFFLVGVVMGLAIYNSTILDVALPPFAFRKLLASAPSLAGTIPQQHKPVMRYTLDDLSEYRPRLANGLRQLLAFDGDVEETFCLDFVIETDKYGSKVQVPLCPGGENKPVTNENRREYVDLYVRYVLDTAVKRQFEPFKRGFYTVCGGNAFSLFRPEEIELLIRGSDESLDIASLRAVAEYDNWESKTPDETEPVVGWFWDTFQQATPSDQRKLLTFITGSDRIPAMGAASLAIKLSCLGDDCGRYPIARTCFNMLSLWRYESKEKLESMLWRAVHESEGFGLK, from the exons ATGGCTCCCCCAGTtcctgctgccactgcccgACGCGGGTCGGAGTTTACACCTCGAAACGAGACCGACATCATCAGCCGACTCCATTCAGAGGCTCTCGATACACCCACTTCGCTGAGCGGACGACTTGGTATCTCCAAGACCAACCACGCGCGTGCGAAACTCGACTACAGCTCGTCTGACTCCGACGCTGAATCTTCGCAGCAGAACCGCGGCCGCAAACCAAAACACTCTCGCTCCATGAGCAATCCATTCCCGTCCCTCTTCAGCAGTCGGAAGAGGCAAGGCTCAGCATCGAAGCCCTCTGTTGACGTGGACAAGGCGAATGTAGGCCCTACTCCGAACAAGCAGGTGAATACGCATAGGAGAGGAAGTCCTACCAGGAGCAGGGACTTTGCCACTGGCAACTGCATGACATGTGCCTCTCTGGTAAAGTGGCCCAAGGACTTGAAGGTCTTCAAATGTACCATTTGTATGACCATCAATGACTTGGTTCCGATTAGTGTTGATAGTCAAAGCTCGAGACAGCGCCATGACAGAAGCCCAGGGCCATCAGCGTCAAGACAGCCGCCAGTGTCTCCGGGTATAGCACCAATCCAAAGCCCCAGGACGGGTCCTTTTGGGCATCTTACTCTGCCCATCTCTCTCGACCAAACCAAGCAACTGGCCAGGCAAAATCTGCGATCTTATGTCCTCAGGAGGCTTCGCGGCATGTCCGAAGAGGCTACAGCTGAGCAGACTTGCGATGATCGGCCTTCATACCAAGATCGACTCCATCCGGGTCTTGCCGTGCGAACCCGTATGCCACTGGAAATTCCTCAGGGGAGGAAGGGCTCAATCACGAATTATATCTTCAGTGAGGACCCAACGTTGCATCACGGTGCCTCAAATAACAATCCTCCGATTGCTATGTCTAGATCCTatccctcctctccctccgaGCACCCTGGCCAAAGTTTCCCGCCATCAAACAGCAATCATGCCGGCCCACGCTCACGAGATCGGTCTGCTGGCCAGACTGATGACCCTAGAAAGATATTCAAACCACTAGAAGATTACATTACGATATGTTTTAGTAGCTTTGAATGCGTtaattcttccttttccaccCAACATCCTCGGTATGCCTCAAGATCCACAAGCGATACCCCTCGGCGGCCATCAGTCCCCTTGAAAGATACGCGGCAACCCACGCCGATAAAGAGCGCGCCCCGTAGGCCATCTCAGATGGAGGTTGACTCTCCTATATTTGATTTGGATCCGAAGCTACTCTTGCTCGGTGATGTTGCGGAAAATGGGCTGTGGTGGACTGGGCAGGACACCATGGCTCCTAAGAAACCACCTACTAAAGAGGAGACAGCTCATATTCACCGGCCACCTCCTCTGACAAAATCACCACAGCTGAATTGGACCGATATTGATGAGTGGTACTCGATTGTGAACAATGCTGCAGAGGGCTGGTTCACGATCTTTGAAGAAGTCTCGGGAGATCTTTCTCTAGGACAACTTGCCGAACAGGAGCTTCTTGCTATTGAGCAGGATGTCCTAAAAGGACAGGCTCATCTTCAGCGAGTGCTACTTAAAGTTACAGAAAATCTGCTCAAAAGACCAGGGCGTCCGATTAAAGACCCAATGGATCTACGATTCCTTCTGATAGCCATGGAGAATCCATCGCTCTATGCGGAGAATGAAAATTTCCATGGAGTACTTCAATTAGAAGTAAGCAAGTCTATGCGATCGAGACCAGCGGGATCGAAAGATTCTATGGGAAACTCCGGTCCCATATCAGGGCAACATTCCGGTATCATCAAACGAATAGTGGGATTGATCTCGAATTCCTCGGTAGAGTGTCAGAACCAAATGGTTACTTGGCTGGCTAGGTACCATGCCCCGCGCTTTATCAAAGTGAAAGAGCTTGTGTCGGGATTTTTGACGTACAGGATGATTCGACaaagcgagaagaagcaagccgATCAGTCGGTGGATTTGACAGCCGGATTGATACCACAAATGCAATCTGGCCGACATGGCGGTGCGTCTCTTCATGATGCGATAGGGGGTCCCAGGCCGACGAAGAAGCCTAAAGAGCCAATCAAAAAGATATCCTACTCAGACGACTGGCAAATCAAAGCTGCTTCCCGcgttctttctctcttgttttctGCAAATAATGTTTTGCCCACTCGTCGCGGGGAAGACGCTCATCCTAATGGCACGGTCACTTGGAATGGGACCGGCCGCGTTGCTGGCTACTTTCTGCCGCCCACTGATTTTTACAATTCTATGATAGACTATGCCGACCTTGTTGAGGACTTTGAGTCTTGGGAATCTAGGCGGAgcaaattttctttttgtcaaTATCCCTTCCTTTTGAGTATATGGGCCAAGACCCACATCCTAGAGCATGATGCCCGTCGGCAAATGCAGAGCAAGGCCCGAGATGCTTTCTTTGATAGCATTATGACTCGAAGAAACATCAACCAATACCTGTTTCTTGATGTCCGCCGAGACTGCCTTGTTGATGACAGCTTAACGGCAGTAAGCAGCGTCATTggcagtggtggtgaagatCTGAAGAAAGGTCTACGCATTTCTTTTCAGGGAGAGGAAGGAATCGACGCAGGCGGTCTTCGTAAAGAATGGTTTCTGCTCCTCATCCGTGAAGTGTTCAACCCCGACTATG GAATGTTTATATATGACGATGACTCTCAGTATTGTTACTTCAATCCTAATTCGTTCGAACCGTCTGACCAGTTTTTCTTGGTTGGCGTTGTCATGGGTTTGGCTATTTACAATTCTACTATTCTGGATGTTGCTCTGCCTCCATTTGCTTTCAGAAAACTTCTTGCATCGGCTCCCTCTCTTGCTGGAACAATTCCACAACAGCATAAGCCAGTGATGAGATATACACTGGATGATTTATCTGAATACCGCCCGCGGTTAGCGAACGGCCTTAGACAACTCTTAGCCTTCGATGGCGATGTCGAAGAGACGTTTTGCCTCGACTTTGTCATTGAAACAGATAAATATGGCTCCAAGGTACAAGTACCTCTCTGCCCCGGGGGTGAAAACAAACCCGTGACGAATGAAAATCGGCGAGAATATGTCGATCTTTATGTGCGATACGTGCTTGATACAGCAGTTAAGCGACAGTTTGAGCCCTTCAAGAGAGGCTTCTACACGGTTTGTGGCGGCAATGCCTTTTCTCTGTTCCGGCCGGAAGAAATTGAACTCCTTATTAGGGGTTCTGATGAATCCCTAGATATTGCGTCTCTGAGGGCCGTAGCAGAATATGATAACTGGGAGAGCAAAACCCCTGACGAAACGGAGCCGGTTGTTGGTTGGTTCTGGGACACGTTCCAACAGGCTACTCCGAGTGATCAGCGCAAGCTGCTGACATTTATCACCGGCAGCGACCGCATACCGGCGATGGGGGCCGCTTCTCTAGCGATCAAGCTGTCTTGTCTGGGTGATGACTGTGGGAGGTATCCCATTGCCAGAACATGCTTCAATATGCTGTCTCTCTGGCGTTATGAATCAAAGGAAAAGCTGGAGTCTATGCTATGGAGAGCGGTTCATGAGAGTGAAGGATTTGGCCTCAAATAA
- the YPI1 gene encoding Type 1 phosphatases regulator ypi1, producing MSQSQSQERAAQAPTASQTTTQTTPPETAQSAPRVLRLRGGNTSNGRSVQWAEDVVDNEGLGRKSSKVCCIYHRPKRVDESSDESSSDSSSSDSDSDSEPERKRKVGGGKDDGCGHNHDHEHNHSHRRGRRTNGKKKRAPSPNAYEKIPKQKPRDTNQETPK from the exons ATGTCGCAGTCCCAGTCGCAAGAGCGCGCCGCGCAGGCGCCAACAGCGTCGCAAACAACCACACAAACAACTCCGCCAGAGACCGCGCAGAGTGCGCCGAGAGTGCTGCGGCTAAGAGGAGGGAATACCTCAAACGGGAGATCAGTGCAGTGGGCAGAGGACGTGGTTGACAATGAAGGGCTGGGGAGGAAGAGCTCGAAAG TGTGCTGCATATACCACCGACCCAAAAGAGTCGATGAATCCAGCGACGAATCTTCGTCGgactcttcatcttcagacTCAGATTCTGACTCTGagccagaaagaaaaaggaaagtcgGCGGTGGAAAAGACGACGGCTGCGGTCACAATCACGATCATGAGCACAACCACAGCCACAGGCGTGGCAGGAGAACGaatggcaagaagaagagggcaccAAGCCCGAACGCCTACGAAAAGATACCTAAACAAAAGCCGAGAGATACGAATCAAGAAACACCAAAGTAA
- a CDS encoding uncharacterized protein (EggNog:ENOG41) produces the protein MSLCSRCLRKSLGLRLCLHPRIISAPLSSKASPSSTAQDILSKPTWSVSSLLPSQSHVESPETITPAQLHHLLRLSALPLPKSPAEEQSMIETLQSQLQFARAVQRVDTKGVEPLRAIRDETEAAMKENTIGLDDLKDTLAKEALVGHYQRPRRVREQIQSDAENWDALATASRKAGKYFVVESGKKAEAGEP, from the coding sequence ATGTCACTCTGTTCCAGATGCCTTAGGAAGAGCCTTGGTCTTCGTCTTTGTCTTCATCCAAGAATCATCTCAGCTCCTCTGTCATCCAAAGCCTCGCCATCTTCGACTGCGCAAGATATCCTCTCCAAACCAACCTGGTCTGTGAGCTCTCTGCTTCCGTCTCAGTCACATGTCGAATCACCAGAAACCATCACTCCTgctcagcttcatcatctcttGCGTCTATCAGCTCTTCCCTTACCCAAATCCCCTGCCGAAGAGCAGTCAATGATTGAGACTCTCCAGAGCCAGCTGCAATTCGCGCGGGCGGTACAGAGAGTTGATACCAAGGGAGTGGAACCTCTTCGAGCCATTAGGGATGAAACGGAAGCTGCAATGAAAGAGAATACCATTGGCTTAGACGATCTAAAGGATACATTAGCCAAAGAGGCCCTCGTGGGGCACTATCAACGGCCTCGTAGGGTCAGGGAACAGATCCAATCTGATGCTGAGAACTGGGATGCCTTGGCTACGGCGTCAAGAAAGGCCGGAAAGTATTTTGTTGTTGAGAGTGGGaagaaggctgaggctggggaACCTTga
- a CDS encoding uncharacterized protein (BUSCO:EOG092D3DNT): MEDPQALIQQAEKLVSKGSGGWSFLGGSDDKFWDAARLFKEAAQAYERQGQNIEAGKTYERAAAVREKNLKELGDAADSYVEASDAYRRDDPEAAIRCRERAFALIQQSTSESKQTRLSRVKEILGQIYEHDLKDLKRAREAYKEAAERLPKARELNANKLFTQYADLAALDEDYYVAIETYDRIINSMIGNQTMKWSLSTYCFKAGVCHLATGDLVGTRRAIEGYRQKDVEFSSQYKYKLIEDLCGAIEAHDQDQFGEILFQFDRTSRLEPWMTAILVKVKNAIEAPDDEFA, from the exons ATGGAAGACCCCCAGGCTCTAATCCAACAG GCCGAGAAGCTCGTATCGAAGGGCAGCGGTGGCTGGAGCTTCCTTGGAGGCTCAGACGACAAATTCTGGGACGCTGCTCGATTATTCAAGGAGGCAGCCCAGGCGTACGAGCGACAGGGCCAAA ATATCGAGGCCGGCAAGACATATGAACGAGCCGCCGCAGTACGAGAGAAGAACCTCAAGGAACTGGGCGATGCTGCCGACAGCTACGTCGAGGCCTCCGACGCCTACCGAAGAGATGATCCCGAGGCGGCGATTCGATGCCGAGAGAGGGCCTTTGCTCTGATCCAGCAGTCCACCAGCGAGAGCAAGCAGACGAGGCTGTCCAGAGTCAAGGAGATCCTTGGTCAGATTTATGAGCATGACCTGAAGGACTTGAAGAGGGCGCGCGAGGCCTACaaggaggctgctgagcgaCTACCGAAGGCGAGAGAACT GAATGCCAACAAGCTATTCACTCAATACGCCGATCTCGCCGCCCTAGACGAGGACTACTACGTCGCCATCGAGACCTACGACCGCATCATCAACTCCATGATCGGCAACCAGACCATGAAATGGAGTCTCTCTACCTACTGCTTCAAGGCCGGCGTCTGCCACCTCGCCACCGGCGACCTGGTCGGCACCCGCCGCGCCATCGAGGGCTACCGCCAGAAGGACGTCGAGTTCTCCTCGCAGTACAAGTACAAGCTGATTGAGGACCTGTGCGGCGCCATCGAGGCCCACGACCAGGATCAGTTTGGCGAGATCCTGTTCCAGTTTGATCGCACGAGCAGACTGGAACCGTGGATGACGGCTATCCTGGTCAAGGTCAAGAATGCCATTGAGGCCCCTGATGATGAGTTTGCGTAA
- the GLA1 gene encoding glycoside hydrolase 15 protein (CAZy:CBM20~CAZy:GH15) — protein MPAFAMDLAASHSASALSLNVSSHASFIPPIMHVLSTAVLLGSVAVQKVLGRPGSSGTSDITKRAVTDFINTETPIALNNLICNVGPDGCRAYGTSIGAVVASPSTTDPDYFYMWTRDSALVFKTLVDRFTQNYDAGLQRRIQQYIAAQVTLQGISNPSGSLSDGSGLGEPKFELTLSQFTGNWGRPQRDGPALRAIALIGYSKWLIANNYQSTVSNIIWPIVRNDLNYVAQYWNQTGFDLWEEVNGSSFFTVANQHRALVEGATLAATLGQSGSSYSTVAPQILCFLQKFWSSSGYIISNINSNDGRSGKDSNSILASISTFDPSIGCDAATFQPCSDKALSNLKVYVDSFRSIYGVNSGIPAGTAVAVGRYPEDVYFNGNPWYLSTFAVAEQLYDALYVWKKTGSITVTSTSLAFFQELVPSVTAGTYSSSSSTFTSIINAVSTYADGFVSEAAKYVPSDGSLSEQFDKNTGTPLSAVHLTWSYASFLTAAARRAGVVPPSWVSSGGNTVPSTCSGTTVAGSYSSPTATSFPPSQTPKTATSGTTFTPIACATPTSVAVTFHELATTVPGQTIKVVGNVQGLGNWNTSAAVALNAVNYATNHPLWIGPVNLQAGAVVQYKYINVGSDGSVTWEADPNHTYTVPAVACVTAVVKEDTWQS, from the exons ATGCCCGCGTTCGCCATGGATCTGGCTGCGAGCCACTCAGCGTCAGCACTTTCTCTCAACGTCTCCTCTCACGCTTCATTCATTCCGCCCATCATGCATGTCCTGTCGACAGCCGTCTTGCTTGGCTCGGTTGCCGTCCAAAAGGTTCTGGGAAGACCTGGATCCAGTGGCACTTCCGACATCACAAAACGAGCCGTTACTGACTTCATCAACACGGAAACCCCCATTGCCCTGAACAACCTGATTTGCAATGTTGGTCCTGATGGATGCCGTGCTTATGGCACATCGATTGGCGCTGTAGTTGCGTCGCCAAGCACAACTGACCCAGACT ACTTCTACATGTGGACTCGAGATAGTGCCCTCGTCTTCAAGACTCTTGTTGACCGGTTCACCCAGAACTACGATGCTGGCCTGCAGCGCCGTATCCAGCAGTACATCGCTGCTCAGGTCACTCTTCAGGGCATCTCAAACCCATCTGGTTCCCTCTCAGACGGCTCTGGCCTTGGCGAACCCAAGTTCGAGCTGACCCTGAGCCAGTTCACTGGCAACTGGGGCCGCCCGCAGCGTGATGGTCCAGCTCTTCGAGCCATTGCCTTGATTGGCTATTCAAAGTGGCTCATTGCCAACAACTACCAGTCGACAGTGTCGAACATCATTTGGCCCATTGTGCGAAATGATCTCAACTACGTTGCTCAGTACTG GAACCAAACCGGATTTGATCTGTGGGAGGAAGTCAATGGAAGCTCATTCTTTACTGTAGCTAACCAGCACCGAGCACTTGTTGAGGGTGCCACACTTGCCGCTACCCTTGGCCAGTCGGGAAGCAGCTATTCCACTGTTGCCCCCCAGATCCTCTGCTTCCTCCAGAAGTTCTGGTCGTCATCTGGATACATTATTTCCAACA TCAACAGCAATGATGGTAGATCTGGAAAGGATTCCAACTCCATTCTCGCCTCTATTTCCACATTCGATCCCAGCATTGGTTGCGATGCCGCCACCTTCCAACCCTGCAGTGACAAGGCTCTTTCAAACCTGAAGGTCTATGTCGACTCTTTCCGCTCCATCTATGGTGTTAATTCGGGCATCCCTGCCGGCACTGCTGTTGCCGTTGGCAGATACCCAGAAGACGTCTACTTCAACGGAAACCCATGGTACCTTTCTAcctttgctgttgctgagcaGTTGTACGACGCCCTGTATGTCTGGAAGAAGACTGGTTCCATCACCGTTACTTCCACCTCTCTGGCTTTCTTCCAAGAGCTCGTCCCCAGCGTGACAGCTGGAACCtactccagcagctcatctaCCTTtaccagcatcatcaacgccGTCTCCACCTATGCTGATGGATTCGTCAGCGAGGCGGCCAAGTACGTGCCCTCCGATGGTTCTCTCTCCGAGCAGTTCGACAAGAACACCGGCACTCCTCTCTCCGCCGTTCACCTGACCTGGTCGTACGCCTCTTTCCTGACTGCCGCCGCCCGTCGCGCTGGCGTTGTCCCCCCCTCATGGgtcagcagcggcggcaacacCGTTCCCTCGACCTGCTCCGGCACCACGGTGGCAGGATCCTACTCAAGTCCCACAGCCACGTCATTCCCTCCGTCACAGACTCCCAAGACTGCGACTTCTGGCACTACCTTTACACCCATTGCATGCGCTACCCCAACTTCCGTGGCTGTGACCTTCCACGAGCTTGCTACCACCGTCCCTGGCCAGACAATCAAGGTCGTTGGTAACGTCCAGGGCCTGGGCAACTGGaacaccagcgccgccgtTGCTCTGAATGCCGTCAACTATGCTACCAACCACCCTCTGTGGATTGGCCCTGTCAACCTCCAGGCCGGAGCCGTCGTCCAATACAAGTACATCAACGTTGGCTCAGACGGCTCCGTGACCTGGGAGGCCGACCCCAACCACACCTACACTGTCCCTGCAGTGGCCTGTGTCACCGCAGTTGTTAAGGAGGATACCTGGCAATCATAA